The following DNA comes from Bacteroidales bacterium.
GGCTTCGATGATTTCCGGATCGATCCCTTTTCCGGATAAAATCCTGGCCGTCTCCTTGCCATGGATTTCGGGTGCTGCATTCACGAATTCAACGTCCAGATCATGAAGCAATCCGGCAAGACCCCATTTGTCCGGATCGTTGCCAAGCCTTTCGGCGAGCGCCCTCATCACCGCTTCTGAGGCATAACAATGCTTTCGCAGGTTGGGATTTTTGATATATGTGTGCAATAGTTCCAGCGCTTCTTTTCGTTGCATGACTTTTTTTTGCAAAAATAATTAAAGGCAGTGGATTTTGTAAGGGTAAAAAAACTACTTTTGACCAGCGTTCAAAATTAATCTGTTTATGCCCACAATTTATTTCGAAGAAGAGCAAAGATTTACACAGGGATGGATTTTTCTGCTCCTTATTGTCCCCGTTACAGTCATCGTTTGGGGGGTAATCCAGCAGGTGATCATGGGAATACAGTTTGGGAACAATCCTGCACCAGACTGGGTATTGATCCTGATTCTTGCATTCATGATGTTATTGGCCGCTTTCCCATTTATTCTGAAATTAAAGACATTGATAAACAAAGAGGGCATCAGCTACCGGTTTTTTCCGTTTCACCGGAGTTTTAAAACCATCACCTGGGATATGGTGGATAAGGTGTATGTCCGGAAATACAGTCCAATCGGTGAGTTTGGAGGTTGGGGATTCAGGTACGGTAAAAATGGTAAGGCGTTGAATACTTCCGGTAACAAAGGATTGCAAATCGAGTTCAGGAATGGAACAAAGCTACTGATTGGAACCCAACGGCCGGATGAGCTTCAGAAAACCCTTTACCAGCTTGGTGTTTCCTCCATTTCAGGGTTTTCAGGCTGAGATGGTATTATACAAGGAGCACTGCGATGCACGTTTTTTTAGCTTCTTTTTACTTTTTAGAGGTATTGACCCTGGAAGTATCGAAATCAATTGATTTTGAATTGAATTGTCGTTTCATTGTTGTTTAATCCTAATATTTTACCACATGATATTTGAATTTACCGAAGAGCAAAAGATGATTCGCCAGGCAGCAGGCGATTTTGCAAAGCGACTTGAGGCCGATGTGATCCACCGTGATACCCATGCAGAATTTCCGACTGAACATGTCAAAGCGCTTTGCGAACTTGGCTTTTTAGGGATGATCACCAAGCCCGAATATGGAGGAGGGGGTATGGACACGATTTCTTACCTGCTTGCTATGGAAGAAATTTCTAAGATAGACTCGTCGGTTGCAGTCATCATGTCGGTACACAATTCGCTGGTGCTGGCAGGCATGGAGAAATTCTGCAATGAAGAACAAAAGCGGAAGTATCTGCCAAAAATGGTCACCGGAGAGCACATCGGCGCCTTCCTGCTGTCGGAACCCGAGGCCGGCTCTGACGCCACTTCACAAAAAACCACCGCTGAAGACAAAGGAGAGTATTACCTGGTGAACGGAACAAAAAACTGGATTACCAATGCAGCTTGTGCTTCTGTTTACATCGTCATCGCACAAACCCATCCCGAGAAGAAACATCATGGCATCAACGCGCTGATTGTCGATGCCAAATCACCCGGCATTTCACTTGGCCAGCACGAGGACAAAATGGGCATGCGCAGCAGCGACACCCATTCGGTGATGTTCACCGATGTGATCGTCCCAAAAGAAAACAGGATAGGGGAGGACGGGTTCGGATTTAAATTTGCCATGCAGGCACTCGAAGGGGGCAGAATAAGCATTGCCGCCCAGGCCACAGGCATTGCGCAGGGTGCTTTCGAAAGGGCGTTGAAATACTCGAAAGAACGAAAAGCATTTGGAAAGTTGATCTCACAACACCAGGCCATTGCGTTTAAATTGGCCGACATGGCGCTCAAGATCGAGAATGCACGCAACCTTTACCTGAAAGCCGGTTGGCTGAAAGACCACGGAAAACCATTTGCTAAAGAAAGCGCTATGGCGAAACTCTACGCAGCCGATATCGCAATGGAAGTGACCACCGAAGCTGTTCAGATCCACGGCGGGTATGGCTATGTGAAAGAATACCATGTTGAACGTCTGATGCGTGAAGCCAAACTTACCCAGATTTACGAGGGCACATCCGAAATACAGAAGATCGTCATCTCGCGGTTGCTGCTTCAGGATTAAAGATTTTTCTTAATTTTACCCAAATATTAGTTTGGTGTGCTGAGGATTTTTCTATGGTTTCTGAAGTCATTATCTCTTGGTGCAACTCTGTGATCCTTTGTGTAACTTTGTGATATAGCTATTGCACAGAGAGCCAACAAGAAGACACGATCCCGTACGTACGGGACACAAAGAAAAAGATGAATATTATGAACGAAAATGAATTATCAAACAAGATTATTGGATGTGCCATTGAAGTACATAAACAATTAGGTCCCGGGTTATTGGAATCTGCATATCAGGAATGTTTGTTTTATGAGATCAAGCAGGCTGGCTTAAAGGTTCAAAAAGAAAAACCTATGCCAATTGTTTATAAAGAAGTTAAGCTTGATCACGGTTATAGGATCGATTTGCTAGTCGAAGAAAAGGTAGTAGTAGAAATAAAAACTGTTGAGGCATTTAGTGATGTGCATACTGCCCAGGTTCTTACTTATTTAAGATTAGGCAATTATAAACTTGGTTTGCTTCTAAATTTTCAGACTACCGTACTTAAAGATGGCATTAAAAGAGTCATAAATTAAGAACAGCACATCTTAATAATATTTAGCCTCATCTCGCATGCTGCTTCAGGATTGATCTTTTTTTCTATTTTTGCCTTTCATTTTTATTCAGCTCATTTTTGTTAAACATAAACTTCAAAACATGAAGATATTAATCTGTATCAGCAACGTGCCTGATACCACAACCAAAATCAAACCTACTGCCGATCAAAAAGCCATCGACCTGGCCAACGTACAGTGGATCATCAATCCATGGGACGAACTGGCACTAACCCGTGCCCTTGAGTTAAAAGAAGCTTCAGGTGGTAAAATTGAAAAAATTACGGTACTCACTGTCGGTGATAAGATAGCCGAACCCACCATCCGCAAGGCACTGGCCATTGGCGCTGATGACGCTATCAGGGTGAATGCAGACCCAAAAGACAATTATTACACTGCCTTCCAGATTGCTGAAGCATTGAAAAACAATCATTACGACATCATCATTTGTGGCATTGAATCATCTGACTACAACGGCTCAGCTTTGGGTGGAATGTTGGCTGAGTTTATGGACATGCCTGGCGTTTCATCGGTGTCAAAGCTTGACATTGAAGGCGATACGGTAAAGGTTAACCGCGAAATCCCCGGAGGATTTGAAGTGGTGGAAGTAGAAACCCCTTTTGTGGCAGTAGTGCAGAAGGGAATCGCTAAAGAACCGCGTATCCCCTCAATGCGTGGTATCATGATGGCACGCAGCAAGCCGCTTACAGTTGTCGAACCGGTCGCCGCAGAACCATTGACAACTTTCACGTCTTACAATACACCAAAGCCCAAAGCTGCATGCAGGATGGTGGATGCCGAACAGGTGGAGGAACTGGTGAGCCTGCTTCACAACGAAGCCAAAATAATTTGATTTGGTAACTTTTAAAACAAGACAACATGAATAAAGTAATCATATTCGCAGAGAATTTTGACGGAAAATTTAAAAAAGCCACTTTTGAAGCTGTTTCTTATGGAGCTGAGATTGCGGGGCAAATGGGTGGAGAAGCTATTGCCATTTCGATCGGCGATGTTGCCGCCGAAGAGCTGGCAATATTAGGTAATTACGGCGCTTCAAAGGTTTTGTCACTAAAAAATGAAGCATTGAAAACCCTTGATGCAAGAGCCTATGCAAGAGCCATTGCACAGGCAGTGGAGAAAGAAGCAGCCAGTGTGCTGATCTTTACCGGGTCCAATGCTTCAAAAGCCATTGCACCGCGCGTTGCCGTCAGACTGAAAGCCGGAATGGTGTTTGGCGCCAATGGCCTTCCCACAAGCCTGAGCCCTTTCACGGTCCCAAAAAAAGTGTTTCACGGGAAAGCCTTCGCTGATGTGGCTTTTAATTCCGACATCAAAGTAATCAGTTTAGCGCAAAACTCTTACGGTGTGATTGAAAATAAAAAGGCAGTTGCAATCGAGCATCTGGATGCTACTTTTGATGCTTCGATCATCAAAACTAAAGTAACCAGTGTGGAGAAGAGCACCGGCAAAATCCTGCTCAACGATGCAGAAGTCATTGTCTCTGGTGGTCGCGGCATGAAAAACCCCGATAACTGGAAACCGCTCGAAGAACTGGCCGACATCCTTGGGGCTGCGCTGGCCTGCTCACGTCCTGTTTCTGACGAAGGATGGAGGTCACACTCGGAACACGTTGGGCAAACCGGTAAAATCGTGGCGCCAAACCTCTACTTTGCATTTGGAATATCCGGCGCTATCCAGCATTTGGCCGGCGTCAGCTCTTCAAAAGTGATTGTAGCGGTGAATACAGATAAAGAGGCGCCGATTTTCTCGGCTGCCGACTACGGTATCATCGGCGATGTGCATGCTGTACTCCCCAGGCTAAATGCCGCATTGAAGAAGTTTAAGGCTGAGAATTAGTGACATTCAGTTTAAAAAAATTCGATGATGATTTTCTCCCCTGGCTGATAAATGATACCTGCCGGGGGATTTTTTTGTGATCGTTTAACGGCATAATCCTTTTATGTTTAACTTCGCAAGGACTTATTTAGCAAAACTATTTTACCTTGAAAAAGCTTACGAAAGGTTATCTCGTCCGGATATTAATTCACCCGCTGCTGGTTGCTTTGCCATTGACAATCATCGCTATCTTCATTTTTTCTGATCATTTCGCCAGGTACAAAGCTGAACGTATTGATGCAAAGGCAGTTTCTTATAAAAATGCTGTTGTTTGTTACGCAGACCTGGATGGAGATGGAAACAGCGACGAGGTCATTTTTTTCGAAAACTCAAAAAGGAAAGCTGCTGCTACAGCCATCCTTGGCAATGGAAAAGTTGTGGATCAATGGAGTATGAATGGGCAGTTCCTCACGATGAAAAGTGGAGAAACTGCTGATATTGATAAAGATGGCAAGGCAGAAATCATCATGCTTTACTTCAGGAATGACTCGGCGTTTCTCAGTGTTTTCAAACCTATGGATTTGCTAAAACCTGACCAGCAGGATATTTTTATTGACACCGCCAATTTTTCAGGATTTCCTGATGATTTTGCCTTTTCTCCGTTTATCCTCAACGATATCAATGGTGATTCTTTTCCTGAGATACTTTTTGCCATATCAGCAGGATTCGGCCTGTATCCAAGAAATCTTTACGCTTACGATGTTCAACATGATACTGTTTATCGGTCGCCTTACCTGGCA
Coding sequences within:
- a CDS encoding acyl-CoA dehydrogenase family protein codes for the protein MIFEFTEEQKMIRQAAGDFAKRLEADVIHRDTHAEFPTEHVKALCELGFLGMITKPEYGGGGMDTISYLLAMEEISKIDSSVAVIMSVHNSLVLAGMEKFCNEEQKRKYLPKMVTGEHIGAFLLSEPEAGSDATSQKTTAEDKGEYYLVNGTKNWITNAACASVYIVIAQTHPEKKHHGINALIVDAKSPGISLGQHEDKMGMRSSDTHSVMFTDVIVPKENRIGEDGFGFKFAMQALEGGRISIAAQATGIAQGAFERALKYSKERKAFGKLISQHQAIAFKLADMALKIENARNLYLKAGWLKDHGKPFAKESAMAKLYAADIAMEVTTEAVQIHGGYGYVKEYHVERLMREAKLTQIYEGTSEIQKIVISRLLLQD
- a CDS encoding GxxExxY protein; its protein translation is MNENELSNKIIGCAIEVHKQLGPGLLESAYQECLFYEIKQAGLKVQKEKPMPIVYKEVKLDHGYRIDLLVEEKVVVEIKTVEAFSDVHTAQVLTYLRLGNYKLGLLLNFQTTVLKDGIKRVIN
- a CDS encoding electron transfer flavoprotein subunit beta/FixA family protein; protein product: MKILICISNVPDTTTKIKPTADQKAIDLANVQWIINPWDELALTRALELKEASGGKIEKITVLTVGDKIAEPTIRKALAIGADDAIRVNADPKDNYYTAFQIAEALKNNHYDIIICGIESSDYNGSALGGMLAEFMDMPGVSSVSKLDIEGDTVKVNREIPGGFEVVEVETPFVAVVQKGIAKEPRIPSMRGIMMARSKPLTVVEPVAAEPLTTFTSYNTPKPKAACRMVDAEQVEELVSLLHNEAKII
- a CDS encoding electron transfer flavoprotein subunit alpha/FixB family protein, translating into MNKVIIFAENFDGKFKKATFEAVSYGAEIAGQMGGEAIAISIGDVAAEELAILGNYGASKVLSLKNEALKTLDARAYARAIAQAVEKEAASVLIFTGSNASKAIAPRVAVRLKAGMVFGANGLPTSLSPFTVPKKVFHGKAFADVAFNSDIKVISLAQNSYGVIENKKAVAIEHLDATFDASIIKTKVTSVEKSTGKILLNDAEVIVSGGRGMKNPDNWKPLEELADILGAALACSRPVSDEGWRSHSEHVGQTGKIVAPNLYFAFGISGAIQHLAGVSSSKVIVAVNTDKEAPIFSAADYGIIGDVHAVLPRLNAALKKFKAEN